From a single Miscanthus floridulus cultivar M001 chromosome 8, ASM1932011v1, whole genome shotgun sequence genomic region:
- the LOC136469087 gene encoding protein MIZU-KUSSEI 1-like: MGGFAIHPAPGRPSDSLPPSAAGTRTTSSSSAPASSSSLDDGVRVHRTPGHTLEEPPSRRHRAGDRHGGSSSSRPARLLQRLRHALPLLTLTPRCGRMQQVGTPAEIAAAASSSSSCSSSSAPPAPKGGVSFTGAARPCRRVTGTLYGHRRGRVVLALQETPRCLPSLVVELALQTHALLRELGNPAGARIVLETERLKLDTDSGSINLAGFKVVRLG, from the coding sequence ATGGGCGGCTTCGCCATCCACCCCGCCCCTGGACGCCCCAGCGACAGCCTGCCACCGTCCGCCGCCGGCACCAGGACGACGTCGTCCTCCTCCGcccccgcctcctcctcctccctcgacGATGGCGTCCGCGTCCACCGCACGCCGGGGCACACGCTGGAGGAGCCGCCGTCGCGGCGGCACCGGGCGGGGGACCGCCACGGCGGCTCGTCGTCGTCCCGGCCGGCCCGGCTGCTCCAGAGGCTGCGGCACGCGCTGCCCCTCCTGACGCTGACGCCGCGGTGCGGGCGGATGCAGCAGGTCGGCACGCCCGCCGAGATCGCGGCCgccgcgtcctcctcctcgtcctgctCGTCGTCGTCCGCGCCGCCCGCGCCCAAGGGCGGCGTGTCCTTCACGGGCGCCGCGCGGCCCTGCCGCCGCGTTACGGGGACGCTCTACGGCCACCGCAGGGGCCGCGTTGTACTGGCGCTGCAGGAGACGCCGCGGTGCCTGCCGagcctcgtcgtcgagctcgcGCTCCAGACGCACGCGCTGCTCCGCGAGCTCGGCAACCCGGCCGGCGCGCGCATCGTCCTCGAGACCGAGCGCCTTAAGTTGGATACTGATTCGGGCTCAATTAACCTGGCAGGCTTTAAGgttgtccgcctcggttaa